The stretch of DNA GGCCTGCATCCACGGTCATCAACATTATCAAGAATGAAAAATACAAAGGGGACCTTCTGCTTGGGAAGACTTTCACCGTTGACCCGATCTCCAAACGTCGGCTGGTAAACTTCGGAGAGGAAGATAAATTCTATATCAAAGGTCATCACGACCCAATTGTTAGCGAAGAAGTGTTTGCGAAAGCGCAGGAGATCCTCGCAAAGAGAGGTTATCCCCGTAGACTCAATCCAGATGGCAAGCGAGAAAAATATAGCCGTAAGTATGCCTTTAGCAGTTTATTGCAATGCGGTTTCTGCGATACGACACTCAGCAGAAGAAGCTGGCACGCTGGTGCAAGACATAAAAAGTTAATCTGGCAATGCACATTAGCGACAAAAAAGGGTAAGAAGTATTGCCCGGAAAGCAAGGGCATAGAGGAAAGCATCGTTGAAGAGGCTTTCCTCGAAGCCTACAAGCTTCTTTGCGGAAACGATAAATCAATCATTGACGATTTCCTCGCATTAGCCGAAGAGACGCTTACGGAAGCAAATGTTGAAAAGATCATCAGTAGGACCGAAAGGGATTTAGTCGCTGCTGAAAATAAGAAGAGCAAGCTCATCGACTTGAGACTTGAAGGAACCATAGACGATGATGCATTTTCGAGCAAATTGTTCGATCTCGATAACAACATCGACACACTGAAGTCAACACTGAACGATTTGTCTGTAACTAAAAACCAACAGGATGACCTTCGTTCACGCATCTTGGGCTTCAAGGCAATATTAGAAAGCAATCAGGTCTTGGAAAAGTTTGACCGTTATGTTTTCGAAAGCATCGTCGAAAAAGTGGTCATTGGTGGATATGAAGAAGGCGGAACACCTGATCCAGGATTGATTACTTTTGTCTTCAAAACTGGTTATAAGCAGAAGCTACATAAGAATAATTATGGAATAGTACGGAGACAATTTGATCAAGACGGGAATGCAATTCTTCCGTCTTCTTCATCACAAACCGAGTCCTTTTCTGCGTCCTCTTATGCTAGCGCAAACACAAGCGGATTAAGGTGCTTAAAAAGAACGGTGTTTGGCGTGAAATTTCACTGCTTACGGTGACCGACAAGGTGCTCCAAAGGGCGTTTTTGAATGTGATTGAACCCGAATTTGAGCAACGCTTTTTAAACTGCAGCCATGGCTACCGAAGAAATCGTTCAACGGCAACCGCTATCCAGCAATTGTTGGCCAACAGGGACAAGGGCTTGGTTTGGCTGTTGGATGCTGATATCCTGGGCTGTTTCGACCATATCGATCATGAGATTCTGATGCAATTATTCACTCGCGTGGTCAAAGAGCATTTTGTGATCGACTTGTTGCAAAAGTGGTTAGTGGCAGGGCGCCGACATCGCCATCAAGCCATTGGCATCCCACAGGGAGCAGTGATTTCTCCGCTTTTGTGCAATATCTATTTGCATCAACTGGACGCTAAATTGAGTTGCGCTCGCTGGCATTACATCCGCTATGCCGATGATTTTGTGGTGATGACCACCAGCGAAAATCAAGCGCTGGAGGCGCGAAATTTGGTGTCCCAGTCTTTGGCTGCTTTGCGGCTGGTGCTTCATCCTGATAAAACCCACATCAGCAATTTTGAGCAGGGCTTTACCTTTCTGGGCGTTGAATTTTTTAAAAACACATATCGATACCTCTGGCAAGATAAAAAAATTCAGGTCGAAGGAAAGGATTTGAAAATGCTCTATCGTTATATGCCCACATTTTATTCGAAAGGTCAGTGATGGCTACACTCTATGTAACGGAACAAGGCGCCCGGCTTGAAAAAGAATATCACCGAATTTTGGTGACACTCGATGGCGAGGTCATCCAAGCCGTGTTATTAAGAGCGATTTCTGAGGTTGTTCTCGTGGGCAACTGTGGAGCGACCACACCTGCGCTTTTAGCCTTGCTTGATGCAGGCGTTGGGTTGACCTTTATTACGCAATCGGGAAAACTGCGCGGGCAATTGCGTTCGGCACAATCATCCAATTTAGAACTCCGATTAAAACAATACCGGCGCCAGCAGGAGGAGGATTTTTGTTTGCAAGTTGCCAAAAACATTACACTGGGAAAGATTCGGAATTACAGAACCATGGCTCGCCGGCTTTTACGTTCCATCCGCAGTGCCCAGATAAAAACGAAATATCGACCTCAGAAACAATCGCAAGAGACATCAAAAATTGCGACTTTGGAAA from Brevefilum fermentans encodes:
- a CDS encoding recombinase family protein, which encodes MNSVEVIKGQGLVARRGNSQEFERQRVAAYCRVSTDNEDQLSSYKSQVQHYTEYIKSKNEWVFAGIYADEAITGTQTKKREDFQRLINDCMNGEIDLVITKSISRFARNTLDTLRYVRMLKEKNVAVFFEEENINTLTMDGELLLVILSSVAQQEVENISANVKKGLKMKMQRGEIVGFQGCLGYDYHPEDKSLTVNEEEANIVRYIFQRYIEGTGCTILSNELKNLGYKTKRGLTSWPASTVINIIKNEKYKGDLLLGKTFTVDPISKRRLVNFGEEDKFYIKGHHDPIVSEEVFAKAQEILAKRGYPRRLNPDGKREKYSRKYAFSSLLQCGFCDTTLSRRSWHAGARHKKLIWQCTLATKKGKKYCPESKGIEESIVEEAFLEAYKLLCGNDKSIIDDFLALAEETLTEANVEKIISRTERDLVAAENKKSKLIDLRLEGTIDDDAFSSKLFDLDNNIDTLKSTLNDLSVTKNQQDDLRSRILGFKAILESNQVLEKFDRYVFESIVEKVVIGGYEEGGTPDPGLITFVFKTGYKQKLHKNNYGIVRRQFDQDGNAILPSSSSQTESFSASSYASANTSGLRCLKRTVFGVKFHCLR
- a CDS encoding reverse transcriptase/maturase family protein, with the protein product MLKKNGVWREISLLTVTDKVLQRAFLNVIEPEFEQRFLNCSHGYRRNRSTATAIQQLLANRDKGLVWLLDADILGCFDHIDHEILMQLFTRVVKEHFVIDLLQKWLVAGRRHRHQAIGIPQGAVISPLLCNIYLHQLDAKLSCARWHYIRYADDFVVMTTSENQALEARNLVSQSLAALRLVLHPDKTHISNFEQGFTFLGVEFFKNTYRYLWQDKKIQVEGKDLKMLYRYMPTFYSKGQ